From a single Miscanthus floridulus cultivar M001 chromosome 8, ASM1932011v1, whole genome shotgun sequence genomic region:
- the LOC136469874 gene encoding ethylene-responsive transcription factor ERF039-like, which yields MEVRRRRIRISFSDPDATDSDSGEDASSASCGRKTKIVILHCSSSSSSSSSARKNPGGCGSQQRQAIRSSSASCRERAVVSSAPVMKRCRGVYERQPGRWAAEFRSHRHKARHWIGTFATEEEAKAAYDDFEKQFVPSALWPAAAAAGVGARPWPRCWRSQRASHPHRQRHPHPPPDTEKRQIVQALAATGITLPPLPSAPAPASAPCVSSSTSASPPPRLVPAPPTGFENAEPHTDDALPSVHSFWADEPADDELVGLADLGHLPLPFSDGSMDFDPADLSLFDGFL from the coding sequence ATGGAAGTTCGGAGGAGGAGGATCCGGATCTCCTTCTCCGATCCTGATGCAACCGATTCAGACTCCGGCGAGGATGCGAGTTCCGCTTCCTGTGGCCGCAAGACAAAGATTGTAATCTTGCattgcagtagcagcagcagcagcagcagcagcgccagGAAGAACCCTGGTGGCTGTGGTTCGCAACAAAGGCAAGCAATCCGATCGTCGTCGGCGAGCTGCCGGGAGCGCGCCGTCGTCAGTTCGGCCCCCGTGATGAAGCGGTGCCGCGGCGTGTACGAGCGGCAGCCTGGTCGGTGGGCAGCGGAGTTTCGGAGCCACAGACACAAGGCCCGGCATTGGATCGGCACGTTCGCCACCGAGGAGGAGGCCAAGGCCGCGTACGACGATTTCGAGAAACAGTTTGTCCCGTCGGCGCTGTggcctgccgctgccgctgccggcgTTGGAGCGCGGCCATGGCCGCGCTGCTGGCGTTCACAGAGAGCATCACATCCACATCGACAACGACATCCACATCCACCGCCTGATACTGAGAAGCGACAGATTGTACAGGCTTTGGCGGCGACTGGGATAACGCTGCCGCCGTTGCCGTCCGCGCCTGCGCCTGCGAGTGCGCCATGTGTCTCGTCCTCCACGtcggcgtcgccgccgccgcggctggTGCCAGCGCCCCCGACAGGGTTCGAGAATGCGGAACCGCATACTGATGATGCGCTGCCGAGTGTTCATTCGTTCTGGGCGGACGAGCCCGCGGACGATGAACTTGTAGGGTTAGCTGATCTTGGACACCTGCCATTGCCGTTCTCGGATGGAAGCATGGACTTTGATCCTGCTGATTTGTCGCTGTTTGATGGTTTCTTGTGA